In Chaetodon auriga isolate fChaAug3 chromosome 7, fChaAug3.hap1, whole genome shotgun sequence, a genomic segment contains:
- the bckdha gene encoding 2-oxoisovalerate dehydrogenase subunit alpha, mitochondrial — MAAVRSMNKMYGICFHAFRQTAGLKASRVLQHRALSVTAVQRQQPFDSSLEKPQFPGASAEFVDQLEFIQPNVISGIPVYRVMDRQGNIINPSQDPQLSKETVLNFYQKMTLLNTMDRILYESQRQGRISFYMTNYGEEGTHIGSVAALDPTDLVFGQYREAGVLMYRGFPLDLFMAQCYANADDLGKGRQMPVHYGSKELNFVTISSPLATQIPQAAGAAYALKRENLNRAVICYFGEGAASEGDTHAGFNFSATLECPLIFFCRNNGYAISTPTHEQYRGDGIAARGPGYGMLSIRVDGNDVFAVYNATKEARRRAVAENQPFLIEAMTYRIGHHSTSDDSSAYRSVDEVNYWDKQDHPISRLRHYMTARGWWSEDDERSWRKQSRKTVMEAFERAEKRLKPNPELLFTDVYEEMTPSLNKQRESLWRHIQQYKEHYPLDLYDK; from the exons ATGGCGGCTGTGAGGAGTATGAACAAAATGTATGGAATATGTTTCCATGCTTTTCGTCAGACGGCAGGACTGAAGGCGTCGAGGGTGCTTCAGCACAGAGCCCTCAGTGTCACC GCcgtgcagcggcagcagcctTTCGACTCGTCACTGGAAAAGCCACAGTTCCCTGGAGCCTCTGCCGAGTTTGTGGATCAACTTGAGTTCATCCAGCCCAATGTCATCTCTGGGATCCCAGTGTACCGAGTGATGGACAGGCAGGGCAACATCATCAACCCCTCCCAAGACCCTCAG CTCTCCAAAGAGACAGTTCTCAACTTTTATCAGAAGATGACTCTGCTGAACACAATGGACCGCATTCTCTATGAGTCTCAGAGACAG GGTCGGATCTCCTTCTACATGACCAACTACGGAGAGGAGGGGACACACATCGGCAGTGTTGCTGCTCTTGACCCAACTGACTTGGTGTTTGGTCAATACAGAGAAGCTG GAGTGCTGATGTACCGTGGTTTTCCTCTGGATTTGTTCATGGCTCAGTGCTACGCCAACGCCGATGACCTCGGCAAGGGCCGGCAGATGCCTGTCCACTATGGCAGCAAAGAGCTGAACTTTGTCAccatctcctcccctctggCCACTCAGATTCCTCAGG CCGCTGGAGCTGCGTATGCATTGAAGAGAGAAAATCTGAACCGTGCTGTGATCTGTTACTTTGGAGAGGGAGCAGCCAGCGAAGGAGACACACACGCTGGCTTCAACTTCTCTGCCACCCTCGAGTGCCCACTGATATTCTTCTGTCGTAACAACGGTTACGCCATCTCGACCCCCACCCACGAGCAGTACAGAGGAGATGGCATTG CTGCTCGTGGTCCCGGTTATGGCATGCTATCGATCCGTGTCGATGGGAatgatgtgtttgctgtgtaCAATGCAACAAAGGAGGCACGTCGCAGGGCCGTGGCTGAGAACCAGCCTTTCCTCATTGAGGCAATGACCTACAG GATCGGCCACCACAGCACCAGTGACGACAGCTCAGCTTACCGTTCGGTGGACGAGGTCAACTACTGGGACAAGCAGGACCATCCCATCTCCAGGCTGAGACACTACATGACCGCCCGCGGCTGGTGGAGCGAGGACGACGAGAGGAGCTGGCGGAAGCAGTCCCGTAAGACGGTGATGGAGGCTTTCGAGAGGGCCGAGAAACGCCTGAAGCCCAATCCTGAACTGCTGTTTACTGACGTGTACGAGGAGATGACGCCCAGCCTGAACAAGCAGAGAGAGTCCCTGTGGAGGCACATACAGCAGTATAAAGAGCACTACCCACTTGACCTGTATGATAAATAA
- the exosc5 gene encoding exosome complex component RRP46: protein MMEVDGASNVTLREFGCEQSLLSRPDGSASFIQGDTSVLAGVYGPAEVKVSKEIYDRATLEVLIQPRVGLPGVRERSQEQCVRETCEASLLLSLHPRSSLTLVLQVLHDDGSLLSCFLNAACMALMDAGLPMSRLFCGVTCAIDADGQIITDPTAAQEKESRALMTFAIDSTEQRVMMSSTKGSFSVHELQRCIAVSQKASEKIFQFYRDSVSRRYSKTL, encoded by the exons ATGATGGAGGTGGACGGCGCTTCAAATGTTACTCTGAGAGAGTTTGGTTGTGAACAGAGTTTGCTGTCTCGACCTGACGGATCAGCGTCCTTCATTCAAG GAGACACAAGCGTGTTGGCTGGAGTGTACGGACCGGCCGAGGTCAAAGTTAGCAAGGAAATCTACGACCGGGCAACGCTGGAGGTGTTGATCCAGCCCCGAGTGGGACTGCCAG GTGTGAGGGAGCGATCGCAGGAGCAGTGTGTGCGAGAAACCTGTGAggcgtctctgctgctgtccctTCACCCTCGCTCCTCCCTCACTCTCGTTCTTCAGGTGTTGCACGACGATGGTTCA ctcttgTCCTGCTTCTTGAACGCTGCCTGTATGGCTCTCATGGATGCAGGCTTGCCTATGAGCCGCCTGTTCTGTGGAGTGACCTGTGCCATCGATGCGGACGGTCAGATCATCACCGACCCCACGGCGGCGCAGGAGAAG GAAAGTCGAGCTTTGATGACCTTTGCTATCGACAGTACGGAACAGAGAGTGATGATGTCATCGACCAAAGGATCGTTTTCAGTCCACGAG CTGCAGCGGTGCATCGCAGTCAGCCAGAAAGCATCAGAGAAGATCTTCCAGTTCTACAGAGACTCCGTCAGCCGGCGGTACTCGAAAACCCTCTGA
- the LOC143323527 gene encoding uncharacterized protein LOC143323527 isoform X1 produces the protein MAQGCGACGETKWAREQLSGRVEGTLHVTVRRRSEGRMRLEQCKECRLYHCPFCQPSVYKPKGDYASVWTHVEIHRMRALQHGEFDIHSCHLPCRGERHFHCPYCAKTIITRKQFESHMDKCLEAQKSTAAATGSQSAAPPGAPAQPSTTFGQCAILLLNLTPASQQTIMMGQRPAPPEPRAQPKSTADQRPASPDPSVKTKRTSGQRPASPDRPVEPTTTAAAPPDPPGQLTSPALHPSTLTDNPVKQVGQIFRTVRKKIKCPMCNLYLHKKNLRKHKLRKHLISEKDITAKDHLRNQCIDSHNGVYAVAKSYKATAVPVHVIKKRSGSTHKMVCEEDRCEVISDFRRRSGLPDSQCPHLRSVDFCFTRASRDDLKPAVLEELIANKWIGKDMGAKCLNYRDQATQSTAPLVALVDLGGSHCLYLSVFEPKVSQYSKLGRLFVTYNIKGRLWHCDCSRGRISCLHKCISKWYLFQTNKELFSSDAKQDEPLSVAKLMEGSPAESSTERSAGTVYALEEEGLKQMAKYVYNQKKLPPTFPEDITQFEPDILFSKHLIPAETVCQECPGQVSLTEPVLITNKARVVSLTGVMEDNSTFFRKCPDCEMVYHYQEWSEGLHNYNNHIILSLHLCMLLRDSVKSHTADGGVVEVLERTIGDKAPCGMEVLQAYLHFEALTSHDSLSLVMMDLYEKGIFNMAGIEIKGLPESFTGDVSAEEVWDSVCVEIIRSSLVTQSQTDVANADSNLKEAAVSAVTASFTLAERRRLCKQRTEECHRAVTTYLVKGLHPMSTVEAPWFREMVKTLNPKYHPPSSDQLVNTLMPSWYSAEKKHVIKELLHASKAAVTCDRWTSLASDCYLTVTLHFVMRGQMKQKVLRTRPVHGAQADTAMAEQIGDILQEFGVRDKVVAITLDNAFSVDASIKKPQFRKLRCFSRILSAAAQKACTSSAVATWASNIRAVVVLIRRFSAAQTVLQEKQQLLNLRQQSVVLDVRAQWNSLYLMLERFVEQYAAIQATVADPQVKACVEEKRLETLTDDDHQKAVEFVRLMKPLYTSALCVCADKSPTCSQIFPILKKLEAHFESQDEDSPFTATLKGNVWADLSTCYRDDDTWMFLQESSAMDPRFKNRIDSDEIWNRVKNAAVQVSASTSEVSNKEGRRLLQEDCGADDVADQNDEECSDESPFPKRPRLSALEELFEEEDRALKSSAAAEKTPSIPERVQQEIQLYRNLPAAPTSQDALSWWWERRDTLPLLSELSSSYLCVQASSTPRERVFSTAGDTVSHERSHVLPDQADMQIFLQKNC, from the exons ATGGCGCAGGGGTGCGGGGCGTGTGGTGAGACGAAGTGGGCGCGAGAGCAGCTTTCGGGGCGTGTTGAAGG GACCTTGCATGTGACGGTGCGCAGGCGATCAGAGGGCCGCATGCGTCTGGAGCAGTGCAAAGAGTGCAGGCTGTACCACTGTCCCTTCTGCCAGCCGTCCGTCTACAAGCCAAAAGGAGACTATGCGAGTGTTTGGACACATGTGGAAATCCACAGAATGAGGGCTTTGCAGCACGGAG agTTTGATATTCATTCGTGTCACTTGCCATGCAGAGGAGAACGACATTTTCACTGTCCGTATTGTGCAAAGACGATTATAACCCGGAAGCAGTTTGAAAGTCATATGGACAAATGTCTGGAGGCACAGaagtcaacagcagcagcaacaggcagcCAGTCTGCTGCTCCGCCTGGCGCTCCTGCTCAGCCCTCCACCACATTCGGCCAGTGTGCCATCCTCCTGCTCAACCTCACTCCCGCTTCTCAGCAAACGATCATGATGGGACAGCGTCCTGCTCCCCCAGAGCCCCGAGCTCAGCCAAAATCCACCGCAGACCAGCGTCCTGCGTCACCTGACCCCTCTGTTAAAACAAAACGCACATCAGGCCAGCGTCCAGCTTCACCCGACCGCCCCGTTGAACCAACAactacagctgctgctccacctgacCCACCCGGCCAGCTTACATCTCCAGCGCTCCACCCATCCACTTTAACAGACAACCCCGTTAAGCAAGTGGGACAAATATTCAGAACAGTacggaaaaaaataaaatgtccaatGTGCAACCTGtacttacataaaaaaaatctaaggaAGCATAAACTGAGGAAACACTTAATTTCTGAGAAGGACATAACAGCCAAAGACCATCTCAGAAATCAGTGCATTGACTCTCATAACGGGGTGTACGCTGTAGCAAAGTCTTACAAGGCCACTGCCGTCCCAGTTCACGTCATTAAAAAGAGATCAGGCAGCACGCACAAAATGGTGTGTGAAGAAGATCGATGCGAGGTTATTTCAGATTTTCGGAGGAGGAGTGGCTTGCCTGACAGCCAGTGCCCTCATCTGCGGTCTGTGGATTTTTGTTTCACTCGTGCGAGCAGAGACGACTTGAAACCTGCCGTGTTGGAGGAGCTGATCGCCAATAAATGGATTGGGAAGGACATGGGGGCAAAGTGCCTGAACTATCGCGACCAGGCGACCCAGAGCACAGCGCCGCTTGTGGCTCTTGTGGATCTTGGTGGAAGCCATTGcctgtatttgtctgtgtttgagccCAAAGTGTCACAGTACAGCAAGTTAGGCAGATTATTCGTGACATATAATATCAAAGGAAGGTTGTGGCATTGCGATTGTTCTCGAGGGAGAATTTCCTGTTTGCACAAATGCATTTCCAAATGGTATCTCTTCCAGACCAACAAAGAGCTGTTTTCCTCAGATGCCAAACAGGACGAACCGCTGAGCGTCGCTAAACTGATGGAAGGCTCACCTGCAGAAAGCTCCACAGAAAGGTCAGCTGGAACTGTGTACGCGCTGGAAGAAGAAGGACTGAAACAAATGGCCAAGTACGTTTACAACCAAAAGAAGTTGCCCCCCACGTTTCCAGAGGACATCACCCAGTTTGAGCCAGATATACTCTTTTCAAAGCATTTGATTCCAGCTGAAACTGTCTGCCAGGAGTGTCCCGGTCAGGTGTCCCTAACGGAGCCGGTGCTGATCACCAACAAAGCTCGAGTCGTTTCTCTGACAGGGGTGATGGAAG ATAATTCCACCTTTTTCAGAAAGTGTCCAGACTGTGAGATGGTCTACCACTACCAGGAGTGGAGTGAAGGTCTTCACAACTACAACAACCACATCATCCTCAGTCTGCACCTGTGCATGCTTCTGCGAGACTCAGTCAAG AGTCACACTGCTGATGGTGGAGTGGTGGAGGTGCTGGAACGGACGATCGGTGACAAAGCTCCGTGTGGCATGGAGGTGCTTCAGGCATACCTCCACTTTGAAGCTCTTACGAGTCACGACAGTCTGTCTTTAGTCATGATGGATCTCTATGAGAAGGGGATTTTCAACATGGCGG GGATTGAAATTAAGGGCCTGCCTGAGTCCTTCACTGGAGATGTCAGTGCAGAGGAGGTCTGGGATTCAGTGTGCGTGGAGATAATAAGAAGCAGCCTGGTAACAC AAAGTCAGACCGACGTCGCCAACGCAGACAGTAACCTGAAAGAAGCTGCAGTGTCTGCTGTCACGGCCTCCTTCACgctggctgagaggaggaggctgtgcaAGCAAAGAACGGAGGAGTGTCACAGGGCCGTGACCACATACCTTGTGAAAGGACTGCACCCCATGTCCACAGTGGAGGCGCCGTGGTTTCG AGAGATGGTAAAAACGCTCAACCCGAAGTACCACCCGCCCTCCAGCGATCAGCTCGTAAACACGCTGATGCCTTCGTGGTACTCTGCGGAGAAGAAGCACGTCATCAAAGAGCTGCTTCACGCGTCCAAGGCTGCGGTGACGTGCGACCGCTGGACGAGTTTAGCCTCTGACTGTTACCTGACGGTTACTTTGCACTTCGTAATGAGAGGCCAGATGAAGCAGAAAGTGCTGCGTACGAGGCCAGTTCACGGTGCGCAGGCAGACACGGCGATGGCGGAGCAGATCGGTGACATACTGCAGGAATTTGGCGTCAGAGACAAAGTTGTTGCCATCACGCTGGATAACGCCTTCAGTGTGGACGCCTCCATCAAGAAACCGCAGTTCAGGAAACTGAGATGTTTTTCTCGTATACTCAGTGCAGCCGCACAGAAGGCGTGCACCAGCAGCGCTGTGGCCACGTGGGCATCAAACATCAGAGCTGTGGTTGTGCTGATCAGACGGTTTTCTGCAGCTCAAACAGTCCTTcaggagaaacagcagcttctga ACCTCCGTCAGCAGTCTGTGGTCCTCGATGTCCGCGCTCAGTGGAACTCTCTGTACCTCATGCTGGAGAGGTTTGTGGAGCAGTACGCTGCCATTCAGGCCACCGTCGCAGACCCACAGGTCAAAGCGTGTGTTGAGGAGAAACG GCTGGAAACGCTCACGGACGATGATCACCAGAAGGCGGTGGAGTTCGTCCGGCTCATGAAGCCTCTGTACACATCTGCTCTGTGCGTCTGCGCTGACAAGAGTCCGACGTGTAGTCAGATATTTCCCATCCTGAAAAAGCTGGAGGCCCACTTTGAAAGCCAGGACGAGGACTCTCCGTTCACAGCCACACTGAAGGGGAACGTCTGGGCTGACCTGTCGACGTGTTACAGG GATGATGACACTTGGATGTTCCTTCAGGAGTCGAGCGCTATGGATCCAAGGTTCAAGAACAGAATAGACTCGGATGAGATTTGGAACAGagtgaaaaatgctgcagttCAGGTTTCAGCCTCAACCTCAGAG GTGTCAAATAAGGAGGGACGCAGACTCCTGCAAGAGGACTGTGGTGCTGATGATGTGGCTGACCAAAATGATGAAGAGTGTTCAGATGAG TCTCCGTTTCCCAAAAGGCCGAGGTTATCTGCCCTGGAGGagctgtttgaggaggaggacagagctcTGAAGAGCAgcgcagcagcagagaagaccCCGTCAATACCTGAAAGAGTCCAGCAAGAAATTCAGCTGTACCGAAACCTGCCTGCGGCACCCACGTCGCAGGACGCTCTGTCCTGGTGGTGGGAGAGACGAGACACGCTGCCTCTCCTGTCCGAACTCTCCAGCTCATACCTGTGTGTCCAAGCGTCGTCTACTCCGCGGGAGAGGGTGTTTTCCACAGCAGGGGACACAGTCAGCCACGAGAGGTCACACGTTCTGCCAGATCAGGCGGATATGCAGATTTTCCTACAGAAAAACTGTTAA
- the LOC143323527 gene encoding uncharacterized protein LOC143323527 isoform X2 has product MRLEQCKECRLYHCPFCQPSVYKPKGDYASVWTHVEIHRMRALQHGEFDIHSCHLPCRGERHFHCPYCAKTIITRKQFESHMDKCLEAQKSTAAATGSQSAAPPGAPAQPSTTFGQCAILLLNLTPASQQTIMMGQRPAPPEPRAQPKSTADQRPASPDPSVKTKRTSGQRPASPDRPVEPTTTAAAPPDPPGQLTSPALHPSTLTDNPVKQVGQIFRTVRKKIKCPMCNLYLHKKNLRKHKLRKHLISEKDITAKDHLRNQCIDSHNGVYAVAKSYKATAVPVHVIKKRSGSTHKMVCEEDRCEVISDFRRRSGLPDSQCPHLRSVDFCFTRASRDDLKPAVLEELIANKWIGKDMGAKCLNYRDQATQSTAPLVALVDLGGSHCLYLSVFEPKVSQYSKLGRLFVTYNIKGRLWHCDCSRGRISCLHKCISKWYLFQTNKELFSSDAKQDEPLSVAKLMEGSPAESSTERSAGTVYALEEEGLKQMAKYVYNQKKLPPTFPEDITQFEPDILFSKHLIPAETVCQECPGQVSLTEPVLITNKARVVSLTGVMEDNSTFFRKCPDCEMVYHYQEWSEGLHNYNNHIILSLHLCMLLRDSVKSHTADGGVVEVLERTIGDKAPCGMEVLQAYLHFEALTSHDSLSLVMMDLYEKGIFNMAGIEIKGLPESFTGDVSAEEVWDSVCVEIIRSSLVTQSQTDVANADSNLKEAAVSAVTASFTLAERRRLCKQRTEECHRAVTTYLVKGLHPMSTVEAPWFREMVKTLNPKYHPPSSDQLVNTLMPSWYSAEKKHVIKELLHASKAAVTCDRWTSLASDCYLTVTLHFVMRGQMKQKVLRTRPVHGAQADTAMAEQIGDILQEFGVRDKVVAITLDNAFSVDASIKKPQFRKLRCFSRILSAAAQKACTSSAVATWASNIRAVVVLIRRFSAAQTVLQEKQQLLNLRQQSVVLDVRAQWNSLYLMLERFVEQYAAIQATVADPQVKACVEEKRLETLTDDDHQKAVEFVRLMKPLYTSALCVCADKSPTCSQIFPILKKLEAHFESQDEDSPFTATLKGNVWADLSTCYRDDDTWMFLQESSAMDPRFKNRIDSDEIWNRVKNAAVQVSASTSEVSNKEGRRLLQEDCGADDVADQNDEECSDESPFPKRPRLSALEELFEEEDRALKSSAAAEKTPSIPERVQQEIQLYRNLPAAPTSQDALSWWWERRDTLPLLSELSSSYLCVQASSTPRERVFSTAGDTVSHERSHVLPDQADMQIFLQKNC; this is encoded by the exons ATGCGTCTGGAGCAGTGCAAAGAGTGCAGGCTGTACCACTGTCCCTTCTGCCAGCCGTCCGTCTACAAGCCAAAAGGAGACTATGCGAGTGTTTGGACACATGTGGAAATCCACAGAATGAGGGCTTTGCAGCACGGAG agTTTGATATTCATTCGTGTCACTTGCCATGCAGAGGAGAACGACATTTTCACTGTCCGTATTGTGCAAAGACGATTATAACCCGGAAGCAGTTTGAAAGTCATATGGACAAATGTCTGGAGGCACAGaagtcaacagcagcagcaacaggcagcCAGTCTGCTGCTCCGCCTGGCGCTCCTGCTCAGCCCTCCACCACATTCGGCCAGTGTGCCATCCTCCTGCTCAACCTCACTCCCGCTTCTCAGCAAACGATCATGATGGGACAGCGTCCTGCTCCCCCAGAGCCCCGAGCTCAGCCAAAATCCACCGCAGACCAGCGTCCTGCGTCACCTGACCCCTCTGTTAAAACAAAACGCACATCAGGCCAGCGTCCAGCTTCACCCGACCGCCCCGTTGAACCAACAactacagctgctgctccacctgacCCACCCGGCCAGCTTACATCTCCAGCGCTCCACCCATCCACTTTAACAGACAACCCCGTTAAGCAAGTGGGACAAATATTCAGAACAGTacggaaaaaaataaaatgtccaatGTGCAACCTGtacttacataaaaaaaatctaaggaAGCATAAACTGAGGAAACACTTAATTTCTGAGAAGGACATAACAGCCAAAGACCATCTCAGAAATCAGTGCATTGACTCTCATAACGGGGTGTACGCTGTAGCAAAGTCTTACAAGGCCACTGCCGTCCCAGTTCACGTCATTAAAAAGAGATCAGGCAGCACGCACAAAATGGTGTGTGAAGAAGATCGATGCGAGGTTATTTCAGATTTTCGGAGGAGGAGTGGCTTGCCTGACAGCCAGTGCCCTCATCTGCGGTCTGTGGATTTTTGTTTCACTCGTGCGAGCAGAGACGACTTGAAACCTGCCGTGTTGGAGGAGCTGATCGCCAATAAATGGATTGGGAAGGACATGGGGGCAAAGTGCCTGAACTATCGCGACCAGGCGACCCAGAGCACAGCGCCGCTTGTGGCTCTTGTGGATCTTGGTGGAAGCCATTGcctgtatttgtctgtgtttgagccCAAAGTGTCACAGTACAGCAAGTTAGGCAGATTATTCGTGACATATAATATCAAAGGAAGGTTGTGGCATTGCGATTGTTCTCGAGGGAGAATTTCCTGTTTGCACAAATGCATTTCCAAATGGTATCTCTTCCAGACCAACAAAGAGCTGTTTTCCTCAGATGCCAAACAGGACGAACCGCTGAGCGTCGCTAAACTGATGGAAGGCTCACCTGCAGAAAGCTCCACAGAAAGGTCAGCTGGAACTGTGTACGCGCTGGAAGAAGAAGGACTGAAACAAATGGCCAAGTACGTTTACAACCAAAAGAAGTTGCCCCCCACGTTTCCAGAGGACATCACCCAGTTTGAGCCAGATATACTCTTTTCAAAGCATTTGATTCCAGCTGAAACTGTCTGCCAGGAGTGTCCCGGTCAGGTGTCCCTAACGGAGCCGGTGCTGATCACCAACAAAGCTCGAGTCGTTTCTCTGACAGGGGTGATGGAAG ATAATTCCACCTTTTTCAGAAAGTGTCCAGACTGTGAGATGGTCTACCACTACCAGGAGTGGAGTGAAGGTCTTCACAACTACAACAACCACATCATCCTCAGTCTGCACCTGTGCATGCTTCTGCGAGACTCAGTCAAG AGTCACACTGCTGATGGTGGAGTGGTGGAGGTGCTGGAACGGACGATCGGTGACAAAGCTCCGTGTGGCATGGAGGTGCTTCAGGCATACCTCCACTTTGAAGCTCTTACGAGTCACGACAGTCTGTCTTTAGTCATGATGGATCTCTATGAGAAGGGGATTTTCAACATGGCGG GGATTGAAATTAAGGGCCTGCCTGAGTCCTTCACTGGAGATGTCAGTGCAGAGGAGGTCTGGGATTCAGTGTGCGTGGAGATAATAAGAAGCAGCCTGGTAACAC AAAGTCAGACCGACGTCGCCAACGCAGACAGTAACCTGAAAGAAGCTGCAGTGTCTGCTGTCACGGCCTCCTTCACgctggctgagaggaggaggctgtgcaAGCAAAGAACGGAGGAGTGTCACAGGGCCGTGACCACATACCTTGTGAAAGGACTGCACCCCATGTCCACAGTGGAGGCGCCGTGGTTTCG AGAGATGGTAAAAACGCTCAACCCGAAGTACCACCCGCCCTCCAGCGATCAGCTCGTAAACACGCTGATGCCTTCGTGGTACTCTGCGGAGAAGAAGCACGTCATCAAAGAGCTGCTTCACGCGTCCAAGGCTGCGGTGACGTGCGACCGCTGGACGAGTTTAGCCTCTGACTGTTACCTGACGGTTACTTTGCACTTCGTAATGAGAGGCCAGATGAAGCAGAAAGTGCTGCGTACGAGGCCAGTTCACGGTGCGCAGGCAGACACGGCGATGGCGGAGCAGATCGGTGACATACTGCAGGAATTTGGCGTCAGAGACAAAGTTGTTGCCATCACGCTGGATAACGCCTTCAGTGTGGACGCCTCCATCAAGAAACCGCAGTTCAGGAAACTGAGATGTTTTTCTCGTATACTCAGTGCAGCCGCACAGAAGGCGTGCACCAGCAGCGCTGTGGCCACGTGGGCATCAAACATCAGAGCTGTGGTTGTGCTGATCAGACGGTTTTCTGCAGCTCAAACAGTCCTTcaggagaaacagcagcttctga ACCTCCGTCAGCAGTCTGTGGTCCTCGATGTCCGCGCTCAGTGGAACTCTCTGTACCTCATGCTGGAGAGGTTTGTGGAGCAGTACGCTGCCATTCAGGCCACCGTCGCAGACCCACAGGTCAAAGCGTGTGTTGAGGAGAAACG GCTGGAAACGCTCACGGACGATGATCACCAGAAGGCGGTGGAGTTCGTCCGGCTCATGAAGCCTCTGTACACATCTGCTCTGTGCGTCTGCGCTGACAAGAGTCCGACGTGTAGTCAGATATTTCCCATCCTGAAAAAGCTGGAGGCCCACTTTGAAAGCCAGGACGAGGACTCTCCGTTCACAGCCACACTGAAGGGGAACGTCTGGGCTGACCTGTCGACGTGTTACAGG GATGATGACACTTGGATGTTCCTTCAGGAGTCGAGCGCTATGGATCCAAGGTTCAAGAACAGAATAGACTCGGATGAGATTTGGAACAGagtgaaaaatgctgcagttCAGGTTTCAGCCTCAACCTCAGAG GTGTCAAATAAGGAGGGACGCAGACTCCTGCAAGAGGACTGTGGTGCTGATGATGTGGCTGACCAAAATGATGAAGAGTGTTCAGATGAG TCTCCGTTTCCCAAAAGGCCGAGGTTATCTGCCCTGGAGGagctgtttgaggaggaggacagagctcTGAAGAGCAgcgcagcagcagagaagaccCCGTCAATACCTGAAAGAGTCCAGCAAGAAATTCAGCTGTACCGAAACCTGCCTGCGGCACCCACGTCGCAGGACGCTCTGTCCTGGTGGTGGGAGAGACGAGACACGCTGCCTCTCCTGTCCGAACTCTCCAGCTCATACCTGTGTGTCCAAGCGTCGTCTACTCCGCGGGAGAGGGTGTTTTCCACAGCAGGGGACACAGTCAGCCACGAGAGGTCACACGTTCTGCCAGATCAGGCGGATATGCAGATTTTCCTACAGAAAAACTGTTAA
- the b3gnt2l gene encoding N-acetyllactosaminide beta-1,3-N-acetylglucosaminyltransferase 2: MRRIQTFIAMVLLVTLVLIFFYSTLHLEMTFSHRAGPGDLLRRPIVQVHDREVKRQTSKQESFTTLRPDVHNVSVSNSLRQTVSQNGAYWNRLLYSALRNLDKGQDPSRRGSDWPRCRESNQELLQTNVHDFGSYPALFQDFLQGMNCRSPPVLINQPNKCVSGERTGDNQTFLLLAIKSTPGNFERRQAVRETWGLEGTYQSGLRVHTVFLLGSSPLDDPDLSPLLSFEARHFGDLVQWDFHESLLNLTLKMHMFLQWTLKYCPRVSFVFSGDDDVFVNSPALLSYLQSLEPSKASQLYVGHVINTASPLRDPKSKYYIPLSFYDSPYPAYAGGGGFLISGALLQPLYSISRVIPFFPIDDVYTGMCLKAVGVSPEAHSGFQTFDIKEQDRENLCIHKDLLLIHQRSPQQIKKLWKGIHSPLLTC, translated from the coding sequence ATGAGACGTATTCAAACGTTCATTGCTATGGTTCTCCTCGTTACCTTAGTTCTGATCTTTTTCTACTCGACCCTTCACCTTGAGATGACCTTCAGTCACAGGGCCGGACCAGGGGACCTCCTGAGGCGTCCCATCGTCCAAGTCCACGACCGTGAAGTGAAGAGACAAACCTCCAAGCAGGAGAGCTTCACCACGCTTCGCCCTGATGTCCACAATGTGTCTGTCTCCaacagcctcagacagacagtctcTCAGAATGGAGCGTACTGGAACCGCCTGCTGTACTCGGCCCTCAGGAACCTGGACAAGGGACAAGATCCTTCCAGACGTGGCTCTGATTGGCCTCGTTGCAGGGAGTCAAATCAAGAGCTTCTACAAACCAATGTGCACGACTTCGGCTCGTATCCTGCCTTATTCCAGGACTTTTTGCAGGGCATGAACTGCAGGTCCCCTCCAGTCCTGATCAACCAACCCAACAAGTGCGTCTCTGGTGAGAGGACGGGAGACAACCAAACCTTCCTGCTTCTTGCCATCAAGTCAACTCCTGGAAACTTTGAGCGGAGGCAGGCGGTGCGGGAGACCTGGGGGCTAGAGGGGACGTATCAGAGCGGGCTGAGAGTGCACACGGTGTTTCTCCTGGGAAGCTCTCCGCTGGATGACCCTGACCTCAGCCCACTGCTGTCCTTTGAAGCAAGACACTTCGGAGACCTCGTGCAGTGGGACTTTCATGAATCCCTCTTGAACCTGACCCTCAAAATGCACATGTTCCTCCAGTGGACGCTGAAATACTGTCCTCGTGTCTCCTTCGTCTTTAGCGGGGATGACGACGTGTTTGTCAACTCGCCAGCATTACTCAGCTACCTGCAGTCTCTGGAGCCCTCAAAGGCCTCTCAGTTGTATGTTGGACATGTCATTAACACAGCAAGTCCCCTCAGGGACCCTAAGAGCAAATACTACATTCCTCTGAGCTTTTATGACAGCCCATACCCTGCTTATGCTGGCGGAGGCGGTTTTCTTATCTCTGGAGCGCTGCTGCAACCCCTATATTCAATTTCACGTGTCATACCTTTCTTTCCCATCGACGACGTCTACACCGGGATGTGCCTTAAGGCGGTCGGAGTTTCTCCTGAGGCACACTCGGGCTTTCAGACCTTTGATATCAAGGAGCAGGATCGTGAGAATCTGTGCATACATAAAGATCTTCTTCTGATTCACCAGCGCTCCCCGCAGCAGATAAAGAAGCTGTGGAAGGGCATTCACAGCCCCCTGTTGACTTGTTGA